One segment of Pseudophryne corroboree isolate aPseCor3 chromosome 10, aPseCor3.hap2, whole genome shotgun sequence DNA contains the following:
- the LOC134965616 gene encoding uncharacterized protein LOC134965616 isoform X1, translating to MCTRPRDTGHTHTALATPTPVTATQLFVGFNNIGPELLRAPRMAGVLSCEYLVYGRVQATHEGKNIPPTNTKAYTSNVTDPIIISKGWLCSNTSATAAMNWLPSNSDAYISDKLFPTVANERIPINTEAYVANEQIPINTKAYVANEQIPINTKAYVANEQIPINTKAYVANEQIPINTEAYVANERIPINTKAYVANEWIPINTKAYVANERIPINTEAYVANEQTPINTKAYVANEQIPINTEAYVANERIPINTEAYVANEQIPINTEAYVANEQIPITTKTYVANERIPINTEAYVANERMPINTEAYVANERIPINTEAYVANEWVPINTKAYVANERVPINTEAYVANERIHINTEAYVANERIPINTEAYVANERIPINTEAYVANEWIPINTEAYVVNERIPINTEAYVANERIPINTEAYVANEWIPINTKAYVTNERIPINTEAYVANEWIPINTKAYLANELIPINTEAYVANEQIPIKTEAYVVNERIPINTEAYVANELIPINTEAYVANELIPINTEAYVANERIPINTKAYVANERIPINTEAYVVNERIPINTEAYVVNERIPINTEAYAVNERIFINTETYVVNGRIPINTEAYAVNERIPINTEAYVVNERIPIRTMAYVANEELSISTGAYVSSPPFL from the exons ATGTGTACACGCCCAcgtgacactggccacacccacacagcactggccacacccacaccagTCACAGCTACTCAGCTCTTCGTTG GATTCAATAACATAGGACCAGAGCTCCTCCGTGcccccagaatggctggagtcctgTCATGTGAATACCTGGTGTATGGCCGTGTACAAGCCACTCATGAAGGGAAGAACATCCCGCCCACTAACACGAAGGCTTATACCTCCAATGTGACTGATCCCATCATCATCTCTAAGGGATGGCTTTGTAGTAACACCTCGGCTACTGCTGCCATGAACTGGCTGCCTAGCAACAGTGATGCGTATATTTCCGATAAGCTGTTCCCCACTGTGGCGAATGAACGGATCCCAATTAACACCGAAGCCTACGTGGCGAATGAACAGATCCCTATTAACACTAAAGCCTACGTGGCGAATGAACAGATCCCTATTAACACTAAAGCCTACGTGGCGAATGAACAGATCCCTATTAACACTAAAGCCTACGTGGCGAATGAACAGATCCCTATTAACACCGAAGCCTACGTGGCAAATGAACGGATCCCTATTAACACCAAAGCCTACGTGGCAAATGAATGGATCCCTATTAACACTAAAGCCTACGTGGCGAATGAACGGATCCCTATTAACACCGAAGCCTATGTGGCGAATGAACAGACCCCTATTAACACTAAAGCCTACGTGGCGAATGAACAGATCCCTATTAACACCGAAGCCTACGTGGCAAATGAACGGATCCCTATTAACACCGAAGCCTACGTGGCAAATGAACAGATCCCTATTAACACCGAAGCCTACGTGGCAAATGAACAGATCCCTATTACCACTAAAACCTACGTGGCAAATGAACGGATCCCTATTAACACTGAAGCCTACGTGGCGAATGAACGGATGCCTATTAACACCGAAGCCTACGTGGCGAATGAACGGATCCCTATTAACACCGAAGCCTACGTGGCGAATGAATGGGTCCCTATTAACACCAAAGCCTACGTGGCGAATGAACGGGTCCCTATTAACACAGAAGCCTACGTGGCAAATGAACGGATCCATATTAACACTGAAGCCTACGTGGCAAATGAACGGATCCCTATTAACACCGAAGCCTACGTGGCAAATGAACGGATCCCTATTAACACCGAAGCCTACGTGGCGAATGAATGGATCCCGATTAACACCGAAGCCTACGTGGTAAATGAACGGATCCCTATTAACACCGAAGCCTACGTGGCGAATGAACGGATCCCTATTAACACTGAAGCCTATGTGGCAAATGAATGGATCCCTATTAACACCAAAGCCTACGTGACGAATGAACGGATCCCTATTAACACTGAAGCCTATGTGGCAAATGAATGGATCCCTATTAACACTAAAGCCTACTTGGCAAATGAACTGATCCCTATTAACACTGAAGCCTATGTGGCAAATGAACAGATCCCTATTAAAACCGAAGCCTACGTGGTGAATGAACGGATCCCTATTAACACCGAAGCCTACGTGGCAAATGAACTGATCCCTATTAACACCGAAGCCTACGTGGCAAATGAACTGATCCCTATTAACACTGAAGCCTACGTGGCAAATGAACGGATCCCTATTAACACTAAAGCGTATGTGGCGAATGAACGGATCCCTATTAACACTGAAGCCTACGTGGTGAATGAACGGATCCCTATTAACACTGAAGCCTACGTGGTGAATGAACGGATCCCTATTAACACCGAAGCCTATGCGGTGAATGAACGGATCTTTATTAATACAGAAACCTACGTGGTGAATGGACGGATCCCTATTAACACTGAAGCCTATGCGGTGAATGAACGGATCCCTATTAACACTGAAGCCTACGTGGTGAATGAACGGATCCCTATAAGAACCATGGCCTATGTGGCCAATGAGGAGCTCTCCATCAGTACTGGAGCTTATGTGTCCTCTCCACCCTTCCTGTGA
- the LOC134965616 gene encoding uncharacterized protein LOC134965616 isoform X2 produces the protein MAGVLSCEYLVYGRVQATHEGKNIPPTNTKAYTSNVTDPIIISKGWLCSNTSATAAMNWLPSNSDAYISDKLFPTVANERIPINTEAYVANEQIPINTKAYVANEQIPINTKAYVANEQIPINTKAYVANEQIPINTEAYVANERIPINTKAYVANEWIPINTKAYVANERIPINTEAYVANEQTPINTKAYVANEQIPINTEAYVANERIPINTEAYVANEQIPINTEAYVANEQIPITTKTYVANERIPINTEAYVANERMPINTEAYVANERIPINTEAYVANEWVPINTKAYVANERVPINTEAYVANERIHINTEAYVANERIPINTEAYVANERIPINTEAYVANEWIPINTEAYVVNERIPINTEAYVANERIPINTEAYVANEWIPINTKAYVTNERIPINTEAYVANEWIPINTKAYLANELIPINTEAYVANEQIPIKTEAYVVNERIPINTEAYVANELIPINTEAYVANELIPINTEAYVANERIPINTKAYVANERIPINTEAYVVNERIPINTEAYVVNERIPINTEAYAVNERIFINTETYVVNGRIPINTEAYAVNERIPINTEAYVVNERIPIRTMAYVANEELSISTGAYVSSPPFL, from the coding sequence atggctggagtcctgTCATGTGAATACCTGGTGTATGGCCGTGTACAAGCCACTCATGAAGGGAAGAACATCCCGCCCACTAACACGAAGGCTTATACCTCCAATGTGACTGATCCCATCATCATCTCTAAGGGATGGCTTTGTAGTAACACCTCGGCTACTGCTGCCATGAACTGGCTGCCTAGCAACAGTGATGCGTATATTTCCGATAAGCTGTTCCCCACTGTGGCGAATGAACGGATCCCAATTAACACCGAAGCCTACGTGGCGAATGAACAGATCCCTATTAACACTAAAGCCTACGTGGCGAATGAACAGATCCCTATTAACACTAAAGCCTACGTGGCGAATGAACAGATCCCTATTAACACTAAAGCCTACGTGGCGAATGAACAGATCCCTATTAACACCGAAGCCTACGTGGCAAATGAACGGATCCCTATTAACACCAAAGCCTACGTGGCAAATGAATGGATCCCTATTAACACTAAAGCCTACGTGGCGAATGAACGGATCCCTATTAACACCGAAGCCTATGTGGCGAATGAACAGACCCCTATTAACACTAAAGCCTACGTGGCGAATGAACAGATCCCTATTAACACCGAAGCCTACGTGGCAAATGAACGGATCCCTATTAACACCGAAGCCTACGTGGCAAATGAACAGATCCCTATTAACACCGAAGCCTACGTGGCAAATGAACAGATCCCTATTACCACTAAAACCTACGTGGCAAATGAACGGATCCCTATTAACACTGAAGCCTACGTGGCGAATGAACGGATGCCTATTAACACCGAAGCCTACGTGGCGAATGAACGGATCCCTATTAACACCGAAGCCTACGTGGCGAATGAATGGGTCCCTATTAACACCAAAGCCTACGTGGCGAATGAACGGGTCCCTATTAACACAGAAGCCTACGTGGCAAATGAACGGATCCATATTAACACTGAAGCCTACGTGGCAAATGAACGGATCCCTATTAACACCGAAGCCTACGTGGCAAATGAACGGATCCCTATTAACACCGAAGCCTACGTGGCGAATGAATGGATCCCGATTAACACCGAAGCCTACGTGGTAAATGAACGGATCCCTATTAACACCGAAGCCTACGTGGCGAATGAACGGATCCCTATTAACACTGAAGCCTATGTGGCAAATGAATGGATCCCTATTAACACCAAAGCCTACGTGACGAATGAACGGATCCCTATTAACACTGAAGCCTATGTGGCAAATGAATGGATCCCTATTAACACTAAAGCCTACTTGGCAAATGAACTGATCCCTATTAACACTGAAGCCTATGTGGCAAATGAACAGATCCCTATTAAAACCGAAGCCTACGTGGTGAATGAACGGATCCCTATTAACACCGAAGCCTACGTGGCAAATGAACTGATCCCTATTAACACCGAAGCCTACGTGGCAAATGAACTGATCCCTATTAACACTGAAGCCTACGTGGCAAATGAACGGATCCCTATTAACACTAAAGCGTATGTGGCGAATGAACGGATCCCTATTAACACTGAAGCCTACGTGGTGAATGAACGGATCCCTATTAACACTGAAGCCTACGTGGTGAATGAACGGATCCCTATTAACACCGAAGCCTATGCGGTGAATGAACGGATCTTTATTAATACAGAAACCTACGTGGTGAATGGACGGATCCCTATTAACACTGAAGCCTATGCGGTGAATGAACGGATCCCTATTAACACTGAAGCCTACGTGGTGAATGAACGGATCCCTATAAGAACCATGGCCTATGTGGCCAATGAGGAGCTCTCCATCAGTACTGGAGCTTATGTGTCCTCTCCACCCTTCCTGTGA